A stretch of the Vibrio gazogenes genome encodes the following:
- a CDS encoding MIP/aquaporin family protein produces MARTKQHTLLGECIAEFIGTGLLIFFGVGCVAALVLTGASYGQWEISIIWGLGVSIAIYCTAGVSGAHINPAVTIALAAFHGFNKAKVLPYIASQILGAFCAAALIYALYSNLFANYEVTHDMLRSSQAALATAGIFSTYPNASLSFFGAVAVEFTITAVLMFGILALGDENNGAHRNAMNPLLIGILIAVIGSSLGPLTGFAMNPARDFGPKLFAYLAGWDFALTGGKDIPYFIVPIVGPIAGACFGAWAYPKFIATYLPTVGVGCTIPNQCDDTNAKDNTEAHV; encoded by the coding sequence ATGGCTCGAACAAAACAACATACCCTACTAGGGGAATGCATCGCTGAATTTATCGGAACAGGGTTACTGATATTTTTTGGTGTTGGCTGTGTGGCTGCGCTGGTTCTCACCGGAGCGTCATATGGGCAATGGGAAATCAGTATCATTTGGGGGCTCGGCGTGTCGATTGCAATCTATTGCACGGCAGGTGTCTCCGGTGCACATATCAACCCTGCAGTAACGATTGCTCTGGCAGCATTCCACGGTTTTAACAAAGCAAAAGTACTGCCTTACATCGCATCACAAATCCTCGGTGCATTTTGCGCTGCGGCATTAATTTACGCGTTGTATAGCAACTTATTCGCCAACTATGAAGTCACCCATGACATGCTGCGCAGCAGTCAGGCGGCACTCGCAACAGCCGGTATTTTCTCAACTTACCCGAATGCATCATTATCCTTCTTTGGTGCCGTGGCCGTTGAATTTACCATCACTGCGGTACTGATGTTTGGGATTCTGGCGCTCGGTGATGAAAATAACGGCGCACACAGAAACGCGATGAACCCGCTGTTGATTGGGATACTCATTGCCGTCATCGGGAGCTCATTAGGGCCATTGACTGGCTTTGCCATGAACCCCGCCCGGGATTTCGGCCCCAAACTGTTCGCTTATCTGGCTGGTTGGGACTTTGCCTTGACTGGCGGTAAGGATATCCCCTATTTTATTGTGCCGATCGTCGGACCGATTGCCGGTGCGTGCTTCGGTGCCTGGGCTTATCCTAAATTCATCGCGACATATTTGCCGACCGTCGGCGTCGGTTGCACCATCCCGAACCAATGTGATGATACCAATGCCAAAGACAATACAGAGGCGCATGTTTGA